The following proteins come from a genomic window of Oncorhynchus mykiss isolate Arlee chromosome 19, USDA_OmykA_1.1, whole genome shotgun sequence:
- the vcpkmt gene encoding protein-lysine methyltransferase METTL21D isoform X1 translates to MAEHTLHHNNYFTRDVEKNDGSVLKIKQCFKGDVGCVVWDAAIVLSKYLETKPLYDPCSGVNMWASKNILELGAGTGVVGLMAASLGAQVTVTDLEDLQSLLQVNIQDNQELVSSGSIEAKVLKWGENVSEFLPHPHFILMADCIYYEQSVKPLVETLKHLVGPETTIICCYEQRTVGVNPKVEKQFFELLLQDFQSEEIPLNKQDPEYNSPDIRILHIRRAV, encoded by the exons ATGGCGGAGCATACGTTACACCACAATAATTATTTTACAAGAGACGTTGAGAAAAACGACGGATCTGTCTTGAAAATCAAACAGTGCTTTAAAGGAGACGTTGGTTGTGTGGTGTGGGATGCAGCAATTGTCCTGTCAAAATATTTAGAAACTAAACCGTTGTATGATCCTTGCTCGGGCGTGAACATGTGGGCTAGCAAAAACATTCTAGAGttaggagcaggaacaggagttGTGGGCCTTATGGCAGCATCTTTGGG GGCTCAGGTTACTGTGACAGACCTCGAGGACCTGCAGTCTCTACTCCAAGTCAATATCCAAGACAACCAGGAACTTGTCAGCAGTGGATCTATCGAAGCCAAGGTACTAAAATG GGGTGAAAATGTGTCAGAGTTTCTACCACACCCACATTTTATCCTGATGGCGGACTGCATCTATTATGAACAG TCCGTGAAGCCACTGGTGGAAACCCTGAAGCACCTGGTTGGACCAGAGACCACCATCATATGCTGCTATGAGCAACGCACAGTGGGTGTCAACCCCAAAGTGGAGAAACAATTTTTTGAG TTGCTTCTACAAGACTTCCAGTCTGAGGAGATCCCTTTGAACAAGCAGGACCCAGAGTATAACAGTCCTGACATCCGCATCCTTCACATTCGCAGAGCTGTCTGA
- the vcpkmt gene encoding protein-lysine methyltransferase METTL21D isoform X2, with product MAEHTLHHNNYFTRDVEKNDGSVLKIKQCFKGDVGCVVWDAAIVLSKYLETKPLYDPCSGVNMWASKNILELGAGTGVVGLMAASLGAQVTVTDLEDLQSLLQVNIQDNQELVSSGSIEAKSVKPLVETLKHLVGPETTIICCYEQRTVGVNPKVEKQFFELLLQDFQSEEIPLNKQDPEYNSPDIRILHIRRAV from the exons ATGGCGGAGCATACGTTACACCACAATAATTATTTTACAAGAGACGTTGAGAAAAACGACGGATCTGTCTTGAAAATCAAACAGTGCTTTAAAGGAGACGTTGGTTGTGTGGTGTGGGATGCAGCAATTGTCCTGTCAAAATATTTAGAAACTAAACCGTTGTATGATCCTTGCTCGGGCGTGAACATGTGGGCTAGCAAAAACATTCTAGAGttaggagcaggaacaggagttGTGGGCCTTATGGCAGCATCTTTGGG GGCTCAGGTTACTGTGACAGACCTCGAGGACCTGCAGTCTCTACTCCAAGTCAATATCCAAGACAACCAGGAACTTGTCAGCAGTGGATCTATCGAAGCCAAG TCCGTGAAGCCACTGGTGGAAACCCTGAAGCACCTGGTTGGACCAGAGACCACCATCATATGCTGCTATGAGCAACGCACAGTGGGTGTCAACCCCAAAGTGGAGAAACAATTTTTTGAG TTGCTTCTACAAGACTTCCAGTCTGAGGAGATCCCTTTGAACAAGCAGGACCCAGAGTATAACAGTCCTGACATCCGCATCCTTCACATTCGCAGAGCTGTCTGA